TCTCTTTCAAAAACAGATGGATCACCCAAATGATATTTGTTTTTTAATAAATTAATGTTTTCACTCTTTGGTAATTTTGGATAATTAACACTATTCATGTCTAATAGAAAGATAACCTTATGTGGAATATGCCTTGAATTCTCAATATCACTTACTAGGATCTTATTGACTCGTGATTTACTTTGATATTTAACTTTAGTTATGCAAGAAATTAATATTTCTCTAAAAACTTTTAATAAGATGAGATCATCAGGTATTAAAGGTATTGCTTGATTATCAAGAATTCTATTTATTTCACTTATTTCTAAATTGAAATTTGCATTAGAATCAGCAATACTTTTTAATAAGAACTTTATCTTTTCAACCCAATTCGAGTAAGAAAAAGATCCCCTTATCAAATTAATATATTTTTTTAAATGAATTAATATTTTAACCCATTTATTCAAATCCAAACTTATATTTTTATAGCTAAATGGTTTTAAATTAAAAGTACTCAAATTTACTTCTTTGTCATAAATTAAGCCCAAAGTAATTCTATTTATACACCAATCTAGAGTATATTTCTCTTCACCTAATCTTTCTTTATCATCTAATCCCCAATGAAACCCCGCTTGGGTAAGTAAGAAAATAATTTCATCCTTCTCAGTAATATTAAAATCAAAAATGTTCTGAGTTACTTTTTTCGAAAGAATATAATCTATTTTTTCAAGTGTAATTTTTTCACTTGCTATTTCAGTTATGTCAATTAGAAATTCATAAATGCCTGAAGAGTCATGATTATCCTCATCAATAAAAAAATAAGGTATCTTTTCACCATTAATTAACTCATTATTAAAGATGTACTTTAGATAAGGTTTAATTAAATTAGTTTGTGGAGATAAAACAGCAATATCACTATATTTAATATTCTCGCAAGAATTTATTATTTCTATAATTTTATTTCTTAAATATTCAAATTGACTATTATGATTAAAATGCTCACAAAGTAATATTGAATCATCCCTTTCACCTACAATAAAATCAAAGCTATTATTATCAATTAGTTTTTTTTGTATTTGATTAAGAAGAGGAATATCTTTCTTATTATGAAAATTAGTTGTTGGATCGAGATAAATGAGATTATTTTTTAAATTTATACCTTCTGAATAAATATTTTCATCAACTAATTTCTGAAAGTTTGCTCCAAATTTACCAAATATTTTTTCAATATTTGAATGATTTAAATTTAATTTACTTTCATTATCATCAAATTCCAACTCACCTTCAATACAATTTATTCTATTCCATAAATCTTCTCCAGGAGATAATAAATACAAATTTACCTTAATAAATTTTGAAAGTTCTGAATAAAAATTAATATGTAGTTTAGATAAGTTATTATCTGAAAAAATATAAATTTGATTTGGTACTTGAAATTGAACTTTTTTAATTTTTCTTAAATTCTTTATTACTTCAATCATGTATAAACATGATGGCTTTTCAGATATCTTTTCCTCTAATAATTTATATAAAATAGGTTGCCAAAATTGATCTGAGTTTAAATTCTTAAATAGATTAGATGAATTAATTTCATATCTATTCCATTGATCAATCATTTCAGGTCTAAAAATCAGATAATCAATAAAATTATTCGTGATCTTTTTTGTCAGATTATATATGTCTCCATCAATTGTCTTTTTATTATCCAAATATTTATTAATCCAATTTCTAAGCGGATATGATTCTTTAAAGCTATTTAATTCCTCCAAGGAATCAATAATAGCCCACTTAATTGACTCAAAATTCCATGCGCTCATATCAATTGCAGGGAAAAAATTTGTCAATAGAGATTCGGTATACGTTGATATTGTCTTTAATTCATAAAGAGCACTTATTTTGTTTTTTATAGTTATTTGCTCACGTAACCAATTCCCAAAAAATAAATTGGGAACTACTATTTCTAATTTCTCATTTATAGGCGGAGGACATATTTTTAATTCCTCTGCTAACAGCTGACTAATTACTTCAATTTTATTTGACTTATAAAGATTGAGCAATTTACTAGATGGTTATATTACTCAACTTTAAATGGATCAATTATTTCTGCATTAGGACATTCGAATTCCCCCACAACGACAAACTCTAAACGAAGCTTTAAGAAAGTTATAAATTTTTTATCAGTCGATAAAACAACTGCTGGGGGAGATGGAATTTTTACTTTTAGATCAGCAAATTGGGTGGTTTGTAAAAATGATGGATTTTTTAAGAGCCAAAAATCTATTTCTTTATTATTTTCTTTATAGTTCCTCATCCTCTCTTTCAAAATTTCATCAAGTGGTTCTTCAACAGTTAAAAACTTTTCACTTGCCGCAACGAAAAAAAATGTTGTCATTTTTGAAATTTAATTTGATGTGATAAGGGACTTCATTTCACGTACAGACTTTTCTAATCCTATCGCTAAAGCCCTTGCAACAATACTATGACCTATGTTCAACTCGTTCATATTGTTAATTGATGCAATTTTTTTAACATTATTGTAGTTCAGGCCATGACCTGCATTAACAACTAATCCAAGGTCATTTGCTAAATGTGTAGACTCTATAATTCTTTGAAGCTCTTTATATTGTTCAGATCCCGATAATTCAGCATATTTTCCAGTATGTAATTCTATAAAATCAAAGCCTATTTCTTTGGAATAATTTATCTGTTCGCCAAGAGGATCAATAAATGCACTTACTTCTATATTTGAATCCTTTAAATTCCCAACAGCCTTCTTAAGGTATTGCACATTACTTTTTAAATCCAAACCGCCCTCAGTAGTAACTTCCTCTCTTTTCTCAGGTACAAGCGTTACATAATTTGGAAGAATTTTTTTGGCAATTTCTATCATTTCTTCTGTAGCAGCCATTTCTAAATTGAGTTTTGTTTTTATAGTCTCTTTCAAAAGGAATACATCCCTATCTTGTATGTGTCTTCTATCTTCTCTTAGATGCACTGTTATGGAATCTGCCCCTCCTAATTCAGCTAAAAAAGCAAATTGCACAGGGTCAGGCTCGACAGTTTTTCTTGCTTGCCTTACATTTGCAATATGATCAATGTTTACTCCTAAAGTAGCCATAATTTTGAAAATCTTAGTTTCTAGACAATCTAGTAACCGCCCAATAATAGCTAATAAAAAAAGGCAAACACTTAAATTATTAATATATAGTAAATAGAACTTGAAGAAGAATTCCTTAAATATTTGGCATAAAATCAACCCTGTATTGGGATTTATTGCAATGTTCGTTACTCAGGACGTTGTTTTGAGATTCTTTTTTAGAAAAAAGAAAATATTAAAAAATAGTTTTTCGATTCCCATAAATTCCTCTATCATTTTGGCTCCAACCCACAGATCAAGATGGGACGGCTTAATACTCACAATGGCAATGGGTAGAAGGGTAACCAAAAAGGATTGTAGATTTATGGTTACTAAATCCGAAATGAGAGGTATTCAAGGTTGGTTTTTAAAAAGACTTGGATGTTTTTCAATAAATCAATTATCGCCATCTCTATCAGCTTTAAGATATGCGATTGATCTTATAGAAAAAGGAGAACAACTAGTTGTTTTCCCCGAAGGAAAGATTAATAGATATGGAAAAAAATTAGTTCTCAAAGAAGGACTATTTAGATTAGCTAGATTAGCTACCAAAAAAACAATCTCTATTACTATTATTCCAATTGGAATTGCCTACAGCAAAATACCTCCGAACTTTAGGGGAGAATTTTGTTTATCCTTTGGAAAACCAATACCAATTAATGATTACTCAAACTTTAATATCAAGGACTTTAATAAATTTCTGAATGAAAAAATGACTCAAGAGGAAGAAAAAGCATTAAAAAATGTAGGTAGATGAATCTGTAATAAGTTACTATGAATTTTAATAATTGAAAAAGAAAATGAAATTCT
This window of the Prochlorococcus marinus XMU1410 genome carries:
- a CDS encoding MgPME-cyclase complex family protein, translating into MTTFFFVAASEKFLTVEEPLDEILKERMRNYKENNKEIDFWLLKNPSFLQTTQFADLKVKIPSPPAVVLSTDKKFITFLKLRLEFVVVGEFECPNAEIIDPFKVE
- a CDS encoding lysophospholipid acyltransferase family protein; the protein is MFVTQDVVLRFFFRKKKILKNSFSIPINSSIILAPTHRSRWDGLILTMAMGRRVTKKDCRFMVTKSEMRGIQGWFLKRLGCFSINQLSPSLSALRYAIDLIEKGEQLVVFPEGKINRYGKKLVLKEGLFRLARLATKKTISITIIPIGIAYSKIPPNFRGEFCLSFGKPIPINDYSNFNIKDFNKFLNEKMTQEEEKALKNVGR
- a CDS encoding exodeoxyribonuclease V subunit gamma, whose translation is MLNLYKSNKIEVISQLLAEELKICPPPINEKLEIVVPNLFFGNWLREQITIKNKISALYELKTISTYTESLLTNFFPAIDMSAWNFESIKWAIIDSLEELNSFKESYPLRNWINKYLDNKKTIDGDIYNLTKKITNNFIDYLIFRPEMIDQWNRYEINSSNLFKNLNSDQFWQPILYKLLEEKISEKPSCLYMIEVIKNLRKIKKVQFQVPNQIYIFSDNNLSKLHINFYSELSKFIKVNLYLLSPGEDLWNRINCIEGELEFDDNESKLNLNHSNIEKIFGKFGANFQKLVDENIYSEGINLKNNLIYLDPTTNFHNKKDIPLLNQIQKKLIDNNSFDFIVGERDDSILLCEHFNHNSQFEYLRNKIIEIINSCENIKYSDIAVLSPQTNLIKPYLKYIFNNELINGEKIPYFFIDEDNHDSSGIYEFLIDITEIASEKITLEKIDYILSKKVTQNIFDFNITEKDEIIFLLTQAGFHWGLDDKERLGEEKYTLDWCINRITLGLIYDKEVNLSTFNLKPFSYKNISLDLNKWVKILIHLKKYINLIRGSFSYSNWVEKIKFLLKSIADSNANFNLEISEINRILDNQAIPLIPDDLILLKVFREILISCITKVKYQSKSRVNKILVSDIENSRHIPHKVIFLLDMNSVNYPKLPKSENINLLKNKYHLGDPSVFEREKYAFLELLIACRDKFIVTWVKNDKDNKKLDVSFPIKELISFFDSFLNQSQRELIIKDSDLNQNEIIDFDKSKIVKSNYSLIEDINWNEKKFDIKNYKLSELIYWFKTPQKYWLNKNNISPKETFIHHPDEEYVSNLQKSQLITKIIQEVEIDNHNIIDDLNELNINDQLAENGIIMPKNSIFTKEKEIKDLLSSLCASLSQHNKINQIYVKLNANKEEYVIADDTVIELINAKLNLSRLSEAWIKLLFISSLKRNIKRTKLIFRTENNYKSQIIQSPGATESNLILEEYINIFKNYSEKCLPLPPESSYKYVEAKIKSKNEKKAFIDKWIGNKIFSKGERDNIEMKMCFGNEKEPDFFLGNNNFDQLSYRLYGPLIKALKK
- a CDS encoding pyridoxine 5'-phosphate synthase, with the protein product MATLGVNIDHIANVRQARKTVEPDPVQFAFLAELGGADSITVHLREDRRHIQDRDVFLLKETIKTKLNLEMAATEEMIEIAKKILPNYVTLVPEKREEVTTEGGLDLKSNVQYLKKAVGNLKDSNIEVSAFIDPLGEQINYSKEIGFDFIELHTGKYAELSGSEQYKELQRIIESTHLANDLGLVVNAGHGLNYNNVKKIASINNMNELNIGHSIVARALAIGLEKSVREMKSLITSN